The nucleotide sequence GTGCGGTGTGAGCCATTATACAGCCCGGCCTGCAGGTGAGGCTCGGTCTAGAACGTTTTGCCTTTTTTTCCACTGACTCACACAATCTAGAAAGCCGCTTGCCGCATTGGGCCGGACTAATTATGAACCCCAGAGATCGCTATTTACTATTTTCACTTCTAGGGCCAAAACGCTTCTGGGTACTAGTTCCCTTTTGCTGGCGCAAACTTCGAGCAAATTGAATCTGTAGGctcccaccaccatctAAAATACATCCACTAACTTTCAGGTACATACCATACCCCTAACATCTCTTCTGACGGTTCTTGATACATCCGGTATTCGGGTCGTGGCATGCTCATGTTCGCGGGCTCGTGTGCTCGCACTTTCCAAAAAGCAACGGAATTTTGGGTGTCAAAGCGATCTACTGAAACGAATTTTTTTGGCCCCCCTCTCCTTATAAGTGAATTGGCTTCCCCTGAGCGGATaatttttttgaaagacCTTTTTTCTAACACATCACTTTATACTTAAGCAAAGGCTTTTTATATACCCAGTCACTCCTTTGATTCGGATCGTTCCAACTTTAACTaaccttcaagtccttccTTTATACTTGTCATTCTTTGAAAATCCTTCCGATCCTTCCTTTCCTTAAAATATGAAGTTTTTGTTACCTATTTCCGCCTTATTGTCTTTGGCTATGGCTGCTCCTGCTAACCATAACCATCAACACGTTCATTTGAACAAGAGGGCTGTAGTCACTACTGTGGTTTACGTCGACGTCCAAGGACACACCATCCAAGGCCCAGATGCCACTTCCACTGCGGCCATTGCTTCCTCGATTGTCGAAACTACCAGTACCTcgtcaactccaactccaacttcaacgtCTACCCAGGCTGACTCCACCCAGGCTGCCTCTACCCAGGCTGCCTCTTCCACTCAAGCTGCTAGTTCTGCTCCACAATCAACTGAAActtctagttcttctggttcttctaGTGGTTCTGGTGGTATTTCCGGTGACTTGGGTAACTTTGTTGACCCAACCGAAAAGTTTGAAGACGGTGTCTACGATTGTGATACTCTTCCAACCGGTCAAGGTGTTATTGCCATCGACTGGctttccaatttgaatgGTGGTTTCTCTTCCATCATGAACGAAAACGGTGATACCTCTTCCACCTGTCAAGACGGTTATTACTGTTCCTACGCTTGTCAAGCTGGTATGTCCAAAACCCAATGGCCATCCGAACAACCTTCCAGTGGTATTTCTGTTGGTGGTTTGTACTGTAAGAACGGTAAGTTGTACAAATCCAACTCTAACAGCGACTACTTGTGTGAATGGGGTACCCAAAATGCTAactttgtttctgaaaTTAGCAAAGATGTTGCTATCTGTAGAACTGATTACCCAGGTTCTGAAAACATGAACATCCCAACCTTGTTGTCTGCTGGTGGAACTGCTCCAGTTTCTGTTGTCGACTCTTCTACCTACTACACTTGGAAAGGAGGAAAGACTTCCACCCAATATTACGTTAACAATGCCGGTGTTTCTGTCGAAGATGGATGTATTTGGGGTACTGACGGTTCTGGTGTTGGTAACTGGGCTCCAGTTGTCTTGGGTGCCGGAACTACGGACGGTAACACTTACTTGTCTTTGATTCCAAACCCTAACAATGAAGAACAACCAAACTACAATATCAAGAttgttgctgctgatgGTGGTTCTGTTATTGGTGACTGTAAGTACGAAAATGGCCAATACAATGGTAGCGGTTCCGACGGTTGTACTGTCACCTTGACTTCTGGCTCTGCCAAGTTTGTCTTCTACTAGTTTAGTTTGATTTGTATAATACCAAATAAATGTTTTAACTATCAAATTTCATCGGTTTCCAACCGAAGAAATGTCTAATCATAATTGCATACCACCTCAACTCGCTCCTCGCTACTGTAAGCTTCTAACTGGGTGGAATGTTACAAGAGCCAGCTGTGTCAACAACTATGAAATCATAGCCTCTAAAACCAGCCGAGTGTTTATTTGTTGTTTGCAATGAACCCTGCGACGTTATTTGGAATATTTCTCTTTTGGTTAAAATACACGGTGTGTTGTACTCTACTGTGCCATCTCCCGCGAAAGGTACCTATAATTCGGGCACCGGTGCCTATATCCCTGAAACACCTGGGGCTGTACACTCTGCTTCTGTATTGAGCAGGATATTTGCCTGTTTTGTCACCATCTGCCAGGTTTTATGTCCCATTGCTCATATACTAGTTAACCTGGGGCTTTGTTGCATCCACATTTTAAGTTGCTTACTTGCACATTTAGCGTGAGGTAGCAAATTAACGACCCTATTATGACTGGAAAGTAGCACCTGTTGTGTCCACAATATCTGTCATCGCAGTTAACAGGGTTTTTGTAACCTCCCTTGTCTAACTTTATTTTGTctttttgactttttgacTCGCCATGTGTATCATGTTGTTTGTGGGACGTTCATGTTGCTATCCAAAGGCAATTGAATTGCAGTAATTGATAATCAATTCGTTATTAACCCCAAACATCTGGTACAATTGCCCCAAATTCTCATCTGGATTAGGCTGGAACGAATTGGAGATGTAAACGTATATGGTTTTCAGCTTCAACCGATTACAGAGAAACTTTATCAATACACTCACAGACGAgcttgatgatatcttaAAGATCTTGGGGTTTACGGAGGGCGTTGATCCGACAGCTTTAAACCGAATTGTGATCTTCTCGTCATGGACTAAAGAATCGAGAAACATCTGTTTCGACCCTAGAAACGACTCTTTATCGTGGTTTTTGTTGTCATGATCGCTGTTACCATATTTGTCATTACTGACCTCTTTATTGTTCTCATTGTCTTCACTGTAGTCTGCCtttttttggtggtcaTTATCATTCGTATAGGGTCGCAGAAGTACGATAGAAGTGGTTAAAGTGTCTGGCTTGAGATCAATCAGGCCAATCTTCTCTCCGTTCAAACTATCTTCAACTCCGTCTCCCGATTCACTAGAATCCTGGTCACTATGCAACGACATCCTATAGTGGTCCACCTAATAATTGTTTAACTATTCGGGCAAGTAGTATATTTCGCGGACTCTATAATTCCACTGACAAGAAAGTTGGGAAGTACCTTTTGGAAATTACTCATACCACCCTCTTCATTTTTTGCTGGTGATTGTGATCATTATGTCCGATTCAGAAAGTGTGGGAGGTTCGTCTGTGACAACCATCGAAAGTTTACCATTTGAAACCATTATTTCCAACATCAAAGAGTCAGTGGCGGAGACTATTGAGTCTGAGGATTATTTGAGCTATAGTACCATCCTTGATATCTATCTATCGGATCCATCAAAATACACCACAGATGAGAGAGAGACTTTGTTACAGACAGTTCTAGATGTGTTGAATGAAAACCCAAAGTTGACATACGAAATTGGCTGGGACTTGCCCAGTCTTTTGATTGCGTTTTTTGAACtggacttcaagtttgataCTGCGTTAAGGCATTCTCCTTGTAGTGTCCGTGTATTCTACATATTTAATTGTTTGGCCAAGCTTGGTAATCACAAGgagttgtttttgaagtgCTGTGAGTTGTTATCCACCGTTAAATTAGAAGATATTGATGTGTCaagtgatgatgatagtGTGAGGGAGAGATTCCTTTACTTGAAATTGTATCTGTTATATGAATTGATTAACACCAATCTCAAGAATATTGAAACTCTTTATCCTTCTCGGTTCTTATCTATGTGCATATCTTCATTCCTCAATTCAATTTATATCAGTTTGGATCGGACTAGAGACATGGAATTTTACTTCAAGAGAATTTATAGTTTTGTCAGGAATTATAATGCTATGCCATTGCCTAAGGACCATGGATTATCGAAAGAGGAATTGCAAAAGGTTATAGCAGATGAAGAGTACTTGCAAAGGAAGCTTCTACAAGGGTTTGTGTCGAATGCAATCTTTTTAATAGGAAGACACTGGATCCCAAGCCTGGCACATAATTACATTGGTTCAATTGTTAATCGTCCTACGGAGGATTCCACTTTGCTTGTCATAGACAGATTGTATGAATTGTGTATGAGCTTTGATATGGATTTGGACAAAGTCTTTACAGACATTATTGTGTCTACCCATGAAATATTCCACAAATTTGATTTGACCATAAACGAAGATGATGTTTTAAGCGAAATGTTCgaaaagttggtggtggactaTCAAGAAAACCTCTTCACAAACATCATAAATaaggatttgaaagagATTGAAATCAGCAAGTTGGGATGTCTTCTTTACCATGCACGCTCAGTTGCATTTGAtacaaagaagaaccatTTTCCTGTTAATCTCAGTTTCACTGATGCTGTGATGTTAACTTTAAGATTGATTGTCCCTATGCTAGTCAGTCCTAATTTCAATAATAATTCTGTTAAGGACTTGGTGGTCTTTTGGTCATGGTATGCAATCGAAAAACTGacctttgaaaagaagaatttaACTTTAGAGGTCAGTGCCATTCCTAAGGTATATTTGACTACCTACTGCCTGATGTTGTTATTTATCTGTTCCTCTTGTCCTTCGctggacttgaaggactttAGGTTTGACACCTTGACCTTGGTATCTAAAGTTTTGGCTTCAGCACCCGAACAAACCAGTTATACCATTATCTTGGATTCTTTGAGGAATTGTCCTTTGGAAAATATGAAGGCTGCTTTGATCGGTgttttgaaagaattgtTTACCAAAGATAAGGCTACTgatgatgatcttgaactGGATTTGAAACTGTTGGCCTTGGATCTGGATGAGAGAACCTCAAACCCTCCTGCTTTACCATCTCGTGATGTTAAGAAATCCACCAAATATTTGACGTTGACTGAAAATAGGTTTTTGGATGTCTTGGATCTAATTGATACAACTATTGAAAGCTCTTTCATTGAAGTGGAAAATGACCAAGATTCGGAAACTGAAACAGAAACTGATGATGTGAAGTATTACAGAATTAACAGTGGGCCATTGAATACTTTGTCTGCTGAATTGAACCTTTTGGTTATCTTGAAGAGCTATGATGCTTTCAAAGCCCACCAAAATAGAGTTGATTCAATAATCTCAAACTTTAACAAGATTTTGTCGACCGCTAAATCTCAGTTCAAGGGTTCATCAAATGAGTTGAATGTCTTTGAGATGCTTTCAATTACAGTAGATAGAATCACCATTTGAATCAgcttgatttccttgattAATTATACGTAGAAACTGAGTATATATTTATAAACATGAAGTAACGTTCAACGTTTCTTAGTAGGCTTCTTCACATTTCTTTCCTCGATCAAAGGACCCCAATATACAAAAAaaccttctttggtggagCTAATCTTCTCTTCCCATTGCAATTCGTCGTCATCGATAAAtggatcttcaaaatcataTTTGCCCACCTTACGAGCCATTTTAGCTTCATGTCTTCTCACAAGCTGCTCTTCAGATAaattctcttcttttttgcTATCTTCCTTCTTGTTCTCTTCCTTTTTACTTTCGTCCTTTTTGcgttcttcttcttcattctcatcatcttcattttcgTTTTCGTTGTCATTGTCGTTGTCGTTGTCATTgtcgtcgtcatcgtcaatTAAGTCGTCCATGGTATCGATTGCTGACTTCGCTTCCGGATGAACAACTGACCACCCATATTTATCCTCAGCAAGCTTCAAGACATTCACAACTACTTCAGATTGACCAAattttgggttctttggATCAATCAATGGAATATTTAATGCTATTATGGGAAGgtctttcttctcctttTTTTCAGGTGGTTCAAGAATATTATTGGTAGACCTTTCTGGTTCCTTGGGTTTCTCTTtctccttttctttgacaTTATTTCCTTTATCAATTGCAGATTCTTCTAGCTCTTTGTCGGTCTCATTTTCCgttttttctttcttcgaAGAGTCAATTTCGATTAtttctggtggtgggaCAGAAACtggttctttgaatttAACTACAGGCTTGGCAGGTGCTTCAggagttttcttcttcttgttggcTGTGACAGGCTTCTTCTCtaactttctcttttcttgcTTCTTCGGCTCGATTTTCTTGGGAGctggcttcttcttttgtggCGAAGACACTAACACCTCTACTGGATCCTCAACTAATGGCTTATCATAGTTCATGATTGAACTTATAGAAGTCTTGCTGGGTATTTCGATCTGGAAACTGGTTctgaacttcaacacctggTCAGTCAAGTCAACTCGTTTACTCTCTGGATagatttcttcaaccagGGGAGTTGAGTCTCGACTGAGAACCATAATCGGATGAGTATCTGAGACAGTAGAAGTACTGTTAAGTAAAGGATTATTAGAAACCCTAGGtagtggtgatggttcAAGCGTTGGAATAGGAGAATTATCTATCACAAAACCTGAGCTCCCATTGCCCATTTTGATTTCGGTCTGATATAAGGAAACCATATCCCTTatgtttgagtttgtatTTGCATTTATTTTTGAATTCGATGGGGTGAGATTGGAGTCAGAACTCCCCAAATTTGTGGAAATTTgtgttttgtttgaattGATACTATTCGATGGGCCTGCTTGAAGGTCTCCTGATAGTAGAGAGGATATGGAAACGTTTTTGGACATCCTGTTGTGGTTTACTGGAAATTTTAAAAATGCGAAAACCTCCAAATTTGATTGATTGTATTGTGGATTTACTAGGTATATTTAAGCTCTATCAAGTTGGGTCTTGGAACTATATAATCCTAACTTGCTCAACGTTAAGCTGGTGTCAGAGCCATATCCTTCAAGGGAGTTCATCAGCAAATCTCCGTTCCAGTAGTCTGCATACACTTTGCACATAGGCAATCCGAGTCCAAGCTTGTGTTCATGAGATCTTGTGATCAACCGTTCCAATGTagacttcttggacttggtcaaaCTGTGACTATTGATATCTCCGATGGCTGTTTGATTGAGCATCTCTTCGTCTATTACTGATGATCCAGCAGCAGTAACTTTCAAATTAGAATACAACTGTAACCCCGGAATCCGGTGGAAATTGGCAAGAGATTTTCTGGCGAATTCGGGGTTTTTTCCAAACGACCAAATATTGGCAAGTTTATCATGGCTAATACCTCCACCTTCATCACTTACTCTAAAAATTATGCTTTGAGCAGTGTTTAtgatggtgattttgatggGTGGAAGTTTTTTGGATGTTTTGGTTCCATGTTTTCTGATAGTAGCTTCGTAACTGTTTCTTAAGATCTCTCCGAATAAATAATGAAGGTGAGGTTTCATGAACGGAAAAGATACATTGAGATCACCTTCAATCTCTAAGTCGGGCATGTTTTCCTTGTTGGAATATATTGGGTACATGGAGTTTTTTACCAATTCAGCAACCACGTTCAAATGAGTAACCGCATCACAGTGGTCAAACATTTCCCCAATATAGTCCGGTGGTTTTACTTCCTGGGGCATTGACATGTAGTTTTCCGTCAATGAaagatgttcttcaacaataactCTTCTACTGATTCTTGACCTGATCATTGAGCTCATAAActcatccaactcttcttggGGAAATTTCTGTAGAATGGAAACCTCAAGAGCCCCCATCATCAAATGAGACAAGTTGAATACATGATCATCCAATAATACAGATAATTGTTTGCAGAACTTTTCATTCTCTGGAAGGGATGTGATTTTAGGCATCTTTCTAAAGGCATTGAACAGATGATAATAGCTGTCATAAATTTGTAAAAAGTGAAAGTTATTGACAATTCCAAAGGGCAAGGTTTGCAACTCCCTTATTCTTATGGCCAACCTTATTGGAAGCTCGAGTCTTACAAAGTTAGCACTGTTTAAGATCTTTTCTTTATTGAGCTTCTTACCATAACCTGCTAGTTGTCTTAAAGACACTGGATGTGGGTCTTTTCTTGAATACTCCATAAGAATTTCATTCTGATAAAAGTGCTGAGGATTCAATATGTTGGAGTACGAAGGATACGGACCTAAATTGTCCAAATGTTGAGCAATTTCTTGCCTGTTCACCACCGAAAGGAAGTCCTCATCGATATATGAGAATGGAGTGATCGGAAAAGCACGAGGCTTCTTTGAgcttgatgttgatgtccTGAGTTGTATGGAAATATTTCCTTGGGGTCCTGTGCACGGTTTGGTGCAGCTCCGAATACCTAAGCTACGGAGCATTGGAGTTTATCAGGTTGAATCATTTTGGCTGCGAGCGAACAAAGCTCAGTGGTGCGGAACAGAGTTGTTCGTACACGACCATATTGTTAAAGAAACAGGACTCGTCACGTCAAAACAGTGGAAAATAATGTCAAAAAAACCATGATGAAAATATAGCATGTCTTCCGTGACCAGTGAAGCAACTGAAACCAGTATTTGTCCAAAACACTTAACATCTTATCTTATTTactggctgcgaaattcACAAATTATATTACTTAATGCGAATTCTCGTTACCAACAACACAATAATTTGACTTCTCATGAATGCATGTTCAAAAAAACCCCAGAAAAAACCACCTATAGTTCCATATCATGTTAATACGGGTAAATGTCTTTTCTctgatcaaaatcaaaaggAACTTGCTTAAAACGGACTTCTCCATTGCCTCATCCCTCACTCTTCCAGATCCTCACAACTGCCTGCACATACGCCCCAGCCAGCCACTTGATTTCACTATCATACAAATAGATCGTATTCGCTGGGAAATCAAACCTCTCATATATCTTTCTCTTCCTTAAAACCTTCTTCTGTTTTGACCATGAATGTTACAGACAGAGGATATTATACGTCTACATACTTGGACACTGTCAATCGCCCTAAGGGTGGCCGACGAATACCATCTGACCTGAGATCAAAACGTGCCGATATTAGCCAAGGAGAGCCTCCTATTCCCCATTCTCAACCGGCGCCCCGAATTCCTCAAACCGCCGTAATGCCACTGCCTTCCACAGCCATGTCCAATTTCGAAGGCCCTAATGTGATGCCCCTTTCTCCTGAAGAGACCCAATTTACTGGTTTTAATGATTCTGTTGATACGCAACCAGTGGCATTTGATCCAGATCAATTGCATGAAGAGTTGACGCCGGCTCAGTTGAATGTGTTACAAAGGCAAGGACCTCCAGCTCACCGCAGACGTCGTCGTCGACCCAGAAGCTACTACGAAGACGACGGttatgatgatgatgatagtTACTATAATGATTCAGCCTACCATGACTACTACTACCAAGACCACCGTGTGAGGGTGCCACAGGCCGGTGCCAGGCGACCTCGACAACAAAAGTCTCTGTTCTCTAAAAAGAAAGGAGACGACTATTATATTGCCCAGAAGAAACGATACGATGAAGCAGAGTTCTACAAGCCCAAAAATTACACCCACAAGACGTTTCGAGATGTATTTACTGACGCTGATGAAGAACTGCAAAAGTATAATCCTAtggagtttgtgtttgatgatCCAGAGAAGCTCAGAGAACAGGAACAGAAccagaaaatcaagaaggCTTTTAAGACTATACAGATGAGGTTGGGCAAAGACGATTATGCCAACTATGACTATTACGACAACAAAAAGACCCTGACAGTTACCAATGACATCTTTGTTACCAACAATGATAGTGACGgttctgatgatgaagaaaataaGTTAGAAGACATTATTGGTGAAGGCGAGGAAGGAAGAGATGCCAAAGAGAGAGCCAAGAAGAAACGAAATCTTAAGAAGTTATGGaaatccaccaccaaaaatcTCAAGAAGGAGTTGGGTAGAGActatttcaacaacatggAAAAACAGTgggttttggaagaagaggctAAGAAACGAAAAGATATTGAGCAAATTGCTAAAGCACAAGCTGcccaagaacttcttgatcagCTGGTCAACGAACCGATTATCACAGAACCAGATGATCATACCAAATCAGGGGCTAATTTCTATGCTGGTCCCAAACCTGATTTCCACCCCATGTGGAATTATATCTTGTCATGGGTAGCATACCAGCAACCTGCAGTACCAGATGCAACTGGTAAAGCCCAAGCTACGGCTGCAGCGTCTTTGAAACAGATTGAAGAACCTCCCCACACTGAAGTGAAGACTTTGATTAAACCGGCTAAACCAAAATCTCAACCCAAATCAAAACCTGCTAAGAAGGGTAACAATCCCGATAGAATCAAGGTTACTAAGGAACAATTTAAGAATTTTAACAAGAATATGAGCAAGCTCAAAAATATGTGGAATCTACCTGCTTCCAATatatttgttggtgaagctggtggtggtaatgATGGGGGAAGCATGAAATATATTCAAATGGATTCAGCTACTTTCAACGAATCTTTACCACAATCTTCAGCATTCAATATGCCATTTGATGGGAATTCTCAAGAGTTTGTAATTGAGCTCGAAGGTGATGAACAGACCATGGCTGAAGAATTGTACTTCAATCCTCAAACCggtcaacttgaacgtCAACCTCCTACCTCATTCTCATCGTTGGAATTCTCAGAAAGATCCTTGAACAAAGGCTCAAATTTTGCCAATAATAGAGCATTGATTGATACTACCAGAGGAGCTACTACAATCATATCAAACATTaactctttgatcaaaagcataaagttgatgaagataataTTTGCACCCATTGATGTAATTGCCGAGTCGTTCCCTAATTTACAGACCGTTGTTATTATGGTGGAGTTGATAATATTCATGTGGATCTTATACGAGTTGAGTCTCTTGATTGATGCTTTGTGTATGATGGTAAAAGCGGTTTGTGCACCCATGATAGCTATGGGAAGATTTATGAACCGGATCATGTAGTCAAAATAAATAAGAAAAAATGCGAGACAGAAAAAAACCCACTAATGCTTAGACCAAGTACGAGAATAATTGTGAAAGTAGCCACTCCACGTCTTCACCTTGTGAGATGGAACTCATCCAAACAGAGCAAGGCCTTGTCACCCGaggaagaacaaaaaagaagagaagaagcagcCAAGGTGGCAATGCAGTCAATTAAAGACTTAGGAACGATGTTCTCCAATGCATCGAGCGACAAAGAAACAGAACCCATAGATACCCAACCTATCTATGATGATCCTCTGAAATTTGGTCCGTTAAGCTTGCTTCACCAGGGTCAGGTGCTTCAAGAGTTACAAGCAAAGTATGAcaagacttggaaaaaacTAAAACCTATAGAGAAGAGACTTGGCTATTATA is from Yamadazyma tenuis chromosome 6, complete sequence and encodes:
- the SIM1 gene encoding putative secreted beta-glucosidase sim1 (EggNog:ENOG503Q3M9; COG:S; CAZy:GH132) encodes the protein MKFLLPISALLSLAMAAPANHNHQHVHLNKRAVVTTVVYVDVQGHTIQGPDATSTAAIASSIVETTSTSSTPTPTSTSTQADSTQAASTQAASSTQAASSAPQSTETSSSSGSSSGSGGISGDLGNFVDPTEKFEDGVYDCDTLPTGQGVIAIDWLSNLNGGFSSIMNENGDTSSTCQDGYYCSYACQAGMSKTQWPSEQPSSGISVGGLYCKNGKLYKSNSNSDYLCEWGTQNANFVSEISKDVAICRTDYPGSENMNIPTLLSAGGTAPVSVVDSSTYYTWKGGKTSTQYYVNNAGVSVEDGCIWGTDGSGVGNWAPVVLGAGTTDGNTYLSLIPNPNNEEQPNYNIKIVAADGGSVIGDCKYENGQYNGSGSDGCTVTLTSGSAKFVFY
- the atg12 gene encoding Ubiquitin-like protein (COG:U; BUSCO:EOG09265EKJ; EggNog:ENOG503P4G5); this encodes MSLHSDQDSSESGDGVEDSLNGEKIGSIDLKPDTLTTSIVLSRPYTNDNDHQKKADYSEDNENNKEVSNDKYGNSDHDNKNHDKESFLGSKQMFLDSLVHDEKITIRFKAVGSTPSVNPKIFKISSSSSVSVLIKFLCNRLKSKTIYVYISNSFQPNPDENLGQLYQMFGVNNELIINYCNSIAFG
- a CDS encoding uncharacterized protein (EggNog:ENOG503Q3MW; COG:S), with the translated sequence MSDSESVGGSSVTTIESLPFETIISNIKESVAETIESEDYLSYSTILDIYLSDPSKYTTDERETLLQTVLDVLNENPKLTYEIGWDLPSLLIAFFESDFKFDTALRHSPCSVRVFYIFNCLAKLGNHKELFLKCCELLSTVKLEDIDVSSDDDSVRERFLYLKLYSLYELINTNLKNIETLYPSRFLSMCISSFLNSIYISLDRTRDMEFYFKRIYSFVRNYNAMPLPKDHGLSKEELQKVIADEEYLQRKLLQGFVSNAIFLIGRHWIPSSAHNYIGSIVNRPTEDSTLLVIDRLYELCMSFDMDLDKVFTDIIVSTHEIFHKFDLTINEDDVLSEMFEKLVVDYQENLFTNIINKDLKEIEISKLGCLLYHARSVAFDTKKNHFPVNLSFTDAVMLTLRLIVPMLVSPNFNNNSVKDLVVFWSWYAIEKSTFEKKNLTLEVSAIPKVYLTTYCSMLLFICSSCPSSDLKDFRFDTLTLVSKVLASAPEQTSYTIILDSLRNCPLENMKAALIGVLKELFTKDKATDDDLESDLKSLALDSDERTSNPPALPSRDVKKSTKYLTLTENRFLDVLDLIDTTIESSFIEVENDQDSETETETDDVKYYRINSGPLNTLSAELNLLVILKSYDAFKAHQNRVDSIISNFNKILSTAKSQFKGSSNELNVFEMLSITVDRITI
- the HPC2 gene encoding HIR complex subunit (EggNog:ENOG503P14K; COG:S); the encoded protein is MVLSRDSTPSVEEIYPESKRVDLTDQVLKFRTSFQIEIPSKTSISSIMNYDKPLVEDPVEVLVSSPQKKKPAPKKIEPKKQEKRKLEKKPVTANKKKKTPEAPAKPVVKFKEPVSVPPPEIIEIDSSKKEKTENETDKELEESAIDKGNNVKEKEKEKPKEPERSTNNILEPPEKKEKKDLPIIALNIPLIDPKNPKFGQSEVVVNVLKLAEDKYGWSVVHPEAKSAIDTMDDLIDDDDDNDNDNDNDNENENEDDENEEEERKKDESKKEENKKEDSKKEENLSEEQLVRRHEAKMARKVGKYDFEDPFIDDDELQWEEKISSTKEGFFVYWGPLIEERNVKKPTKKR
- the PKP2 gene encoding putative protein kinase (COG:T; EggNog:ENOG503NVS5), translated to MLRSLGIRSCTKPCTGPQGNISIQLRTSTSSSKKPRAFPITPFSYIDEDFLSVVNRQEIAQHLDNLGPYPSYSNILNPQHFYQNEILMEYSRKDPHPVSLRQLAGYGKKLNKEKILNSANFVRLELPIRLAIRIRELQTLPFGIVNNFHFLQIYDSYYHSFNAFRKMPKITSLPENEKFCKQLSVLLDDHVFNLSHLMMGALEVSILQKFPQEELDEFMSSMIRSRISRRVIVEEHLSLTENYMSMPQEVKPPDYIGEMFDHCDAVTHLNVVAELVKNSMYPIYSNKENMPDLEIEGDLNVSFPFMKPHLHYLFGEILRNSYEATIRKHGTKTSKKLPPIKITIINTAQSIIFRVSDEGGGISHDKLANIWSFGKNPEFARKSLANFHRIPGLQLYSNLKVTAAGSSVIDEEMLNQTAIGDINSHSLTKSKKSTLERLITRSHEHKLGLGLPMCKVYADYWNGDLSMNSLEGYGSDTSLTLSKLGLYSSKTQLDRA
- a CDS encoding uncharacterized protein (EggNog:ENOG503PI7X), producing MNVTDRGYYTSTYLDTVNRPKGGRRIPSDSRSKRADISQGEPPIPHSQPAPRIPQTAVMPSPSTAMSNFEGPNVMPLSPEETQFTGFNDSVDTQPVAFDPDQLHEELTPAQLNVLQRQGPPAHRRRRRRPRSYYEDDGYDDDDSYYNDSAYHDYYYQDHRVRVPQAGARRPRQQKSSFSKKKGDDYYIAQKKRYDEAEFYKPKNYTHKTFRDVFTDADEESQKYNPMEFVFDDPEKLREQEQNQKIKKAFKTIQMRLGKDDYANYDYYDNKKTSTVTNDIFVTNNDSDGSDDEENKLEDIIGEGEEGRDAKERAKKKRNLKKLWKSTTKNLKKELGRDYFNNMEKQWVLEEEAKKRKDIEQIAKAQAAQELLDQSVNEPIITEPDDHTKSGANFYAGPKPDFHPMWNYILSWVAYQQPAVPDATGKAQATAAASLKQIEEPPHTEVKTLIKPAKPKSQPKSKPAKKGNNPDRIKVTKEQFKNFNKNMSKLKNMWNLPASNIFVGEAGGGNDGGSMKYIQMDSATFNESLPQSSAFNMPFDGNSQEFVIELEGDEQTMAEELYFNPQTGQLERQPPTSFSSLEFSERSLNKGSNFANNRALIDTTRGATTIISNINSLIKSIKLMKIIFAPIDVIAESFPNLQTVVIMVELIIFMWILYELSLLIDALCMMVKAVCAPMIAMGRFMNRIM